tcAGAGAGAAAtggttttgaatccctctctcttaaaccacattcctttgaagggaatAATTTCTCGTTATAataaacagctgcagtgcttcttacaaagtaagttttcaagccattatttttttgaaaaataattttttaccaaaggtataccctccctttaatgcATGGTCACCATTTGTTTGCGTAGCCTTGATTAAATTTGGACACATTTATTTTAGAAGATGTTGATCACCTCAGGGACTTGAGCTTTGTGAAAGATTTCCTGACGTTGACGATGGGTGCTTTTATCTTGGGCTTCTCTGGGAACAGCGCCGCCTCGCTTGCTGTCGTCGGTAGACGCCGGCCGTAGATTTCTGGGTAGGTTTTCTGGAACTGAGATTGATAAAAgaaataataggcctacaagTTAGTGTCTACTTGTCAAGAAAACAGCAATAAACTGTCCTGGTTTTTTATTACCATAAACAGTTGcttggtagtgagcaatggagagctgttgatagtataaaacattgtgagaaacggctccctctgaagtagcgttgtatttgagaaagatgtgatttctcactcaaataataaaagacttttgaagccttttattatgcatttgaaagcacacaaatttgtgcaaacgggtgtttttttctttcaatattttcttgcaacttcgatgtccaattgagtctaaatttttacagatttactttcttccttgtcttctctccgttgggttcttggctagtacagtgataaagtgcgtttttttctaaaaattcTTAGCTTCACAACCATTAAaggagtgaaaacaaaaaatcatgaaaatttacactttcagtcaacctcagaaatctgagaaaatgATGCAAACATGAATCTCAGATCCAAATGTTTAGGGGTGAAAATTCATCCCAACCATATAGAGGGAATACTTTCACAAAAAGTTTACAATATCAACAgttattagaagaaaaaaaagaaacattttcttAGGTACAATGgctaacctacatgtacacttagTGTCAGCTTTAGAAGACATTTCAGGCTACTTAatcaaaattgctttttttaaaaatattttggaaaCAGACTAAagcaggaagaatatcatgcacGTACGTCTAAAACTCCCATGCTCCCTTTACAAAATACTGACCTGTTTGAGTTTCTTCTTCTTGTCCTTTGACGTCATGTTGTGATCGCTAATGATGACCTCCAGGAGGTCAGTAATGGCCCTCTGAGAGTGACTCAACTTCTGCGCCTCGTACTCCGGTACGCTCATCTTCTGGCAGTACGAGGGCGCTGTTGTTGGCTTCTTGTTTTCCTCACCGGTCAAATACTGGATCTGGAAGGATTGATGTAATTGGTATCGGTTTTGACATGGAAAGTTTGACAAACTAAAATTTGTGAAACCCTCACTCTCTAAGCCTGCCTACCTACTGGAAACCTAAATCATTCAATTGTTTGTCAATTCACAGCAACAAATGGATGGATTGCAATACACGTGATCAGCCGCCATATTTGATCAATTGTGCACACATGAAGAGCTActattggctgagagtcacACGCAGCGCGTACACTTTTCCAGtgttaatacatgtacaccaaagATGGCAGTCAATAACGCGAATTGCAACCATCTATAGATTGCACAAATAGATTACACGCGGGTACAAATAGGTATACTGCGTTCTGCATAAGTGAATTGGCATCAATGAGCTTGTTCATCCAACACGCCAAGCCAGCCATtcttaaacagctccagctatacacccccacatgacgtgctctccaccaatagcaACAGAGAAACTGTCTGTGGTATTTATGAACCAGGATTATGTACCCAGCATTGCTAGAACAAGAGACGAAAGAAACCATCCTCACCTGTCCCCTGCGTAGATACACCAACCTATCCTCAACATCTTTCTTAAGTTCTTCTGGTTGTGCGAAGACTTCTGCCTGGTTATCCATGAGGTACTCAACGATGCGGATAGACAGAGCCTCATTGAAGTCAATCTCCTCCTCAGAACACAAGATGGTGCGGCTGAACGTCTGAAGAACCTGACGcagaaaatttaaaacaattttgaaatcaCTACAAGTTTACTTATGTATTTAGTGATAAAGATTACTTATATTGGGGTTATCCTTACACCTATGTGACAAGCTCAGATATCCAGTGCTTTCTAAGTTCCGGTGGACAAAATTTCACAAGCTACCAGGGTGGGATTTCAATCCATACCCAATCCCCCAAATTCTAAAGCAAATTTCTAAACAACCCCTAGACAACCAGACTGCCTCATGACATGATGCCAGTTTGAAGTAACTTAGatatgcaactttctaattgaaaaaaaaaagaggaaatggctgatcacacttaacttttgtacagtgaTTTTCACATTTCTAAGGCATtgttttggaaaagaaaaagagtAAATCAGCTGACCAGccgaaaagttgcatgcctggtatTTAGCAGTGGATACCACCAACAATGTATTTTGTgttgaacaaaaacattgatCAGAGCAGGCTTTGAATCTGCGACCTCCAGAATAACATGCCGGCTCACTACCAACACAGCCATCTAGAAACTATCTATGCCTACGTTGGCGAGTTTctattttctgttttcttcttgCTGAAACTGAAAACCTTCAATCAACATTAAAGCGGTTTACCCAAAGGAAAGTCATCTGGATATTTGCCAAAAACTTAGCAATTGTAGGAACAGCCTTACCAGTTGTCTTGTTGTCCTGCGGCTGCTAAGGACGAGGTCTGGATTACTTTCCATTCTGGTCATGAGTTTGAGGACGAGTTGGAGTTTACGTCTGCTGACCGGAGGTAGCAGAAGACAGCAAAGCTTCAAGGCTTCCTGGGTGTAGGACTTATCATCGCTGAGGTACAAACCTAAAAAGGAACAAgaagtggtaaaaaaaaaaaagcagattGGTGCTTGTGAGATTTTGAAGCAGTTAAGCCTTTTAGATTGATGTTAGTTAATAGTTTCTTGGCAGGTACAAAGTTAGTATGGTTTGCGATGATACCACGTAAGAAAGAGCAGTAAACCAGCTCCTCTCAGAGTCACCACTATTgacaaaagagattttttacATATGGTGTCATCAAAAACCTTActtattttagtatttttttcacCATGTATAATATTGGTATTACTACACAATGTAGGTACAATTTCCAGGTATGATTTTGTCCATGAGAACTGCAAGAAACTTTATTGTCTGATTTATTGGCTGCAGAGTTTTGACTTTTCAGATTTTGCTTTAAGATCAGTATGACGCCATCACCTTAAAAATTGAATTACACCTTACCAACAGGCCTTGATCAGTGACACTCTGCAAATGTCAGTACTGTTAGATTTGTGCCAGCCATGTCTGAGGGAAGGGTCAGTATTATTTAGGGAAATCCGTTTTAGtagaaattgtttttcttttagttttcGGGAGAATGTGGATCATAAATAGCAAGattaattaacaataacaaagcATTACTTTAATCAGGCCATATTTCAAAACAGTTTTACCAGATTTGTTAATAACTGTTAAGTTAAAAATGGAGTTAGTTTTGTAAGTTAAGACTTATGTATTAATATGAAATCATGAGATAAACCTTACTTGTTGTGCTGTCGCTTCGTGTCAGTTTTCTTTCCCCTTTTGATCTTTCAACTCTGACCGATGACCTCACATCGGAGGAGCTTGTCGCTCTAAGTCCTGCCATCTGTGGGTTCACATCCGGTGTTTGACTGTCGCTGTTCTCACGTGAGCTTCCGAGGTTTGAGTAGGAGTGGGTTGCTCGGAGTGGCGGTGGGTAGGGTGGGCTGATCTTCTTCATGTTGTTGATGAGGTTGGGAGGGGTTCCCTTGGTACCACTTTGAGGTTGCTGTTGCTCTTGAAGATGAGGCGTTGAGCCGCTGCGGTGATTGTCCACTCCTGCATCCTGATCAACGGGGGCGCCGTCAGCAAAGCCGACGGTGCTCTTCTTCTTGAACATCTTCTGGAAGAGCTCACTCGCTGAGCCGAACCTCCGTGAGACGAAGAGATTCCTGATGCTTGTTGATTCCTTAGGAAGTTGCTGAGTGTTTGAGGTGGCAGCGTTATTGATGTCATTCATCGAACCACAATGACGTCTGCCTTCAGTGGGATAGTTGTACTTCATCGGGAACCCATAATTGAGATCTCTTTGCTTGTCAACTATCGATGATTGGGACTTTCCTTGAGTAGAGGCCATCGACCGTGGTTTAGATGAGTCACTGTTTGTGATATGTACCTCTGAGTTTACCCTTCTAGACCCTGTTCTTTGCTGGTCTGGAGCATTGAGGTTGGAGGCAGAGGGGTACTTTGGGGGTCCTTGAGGAATCGGAGCTGATAATGGTCTCTGGTTCCTCTGAGGCTGATTGTACTCATAGCTGTTATTAATTCCTTGGCTGCTGACATGGTAAGCCCCACTAGAAACCGGTCGGGCCTGATGTTCTTTTCCTTGACTGGAAGTAGAATTGTCCTGACCATGAGGTCCTCGTGTCGGTTCTGAAATGCAGCGCCTCATTCCTTGAGGCTGGGTAGACAACTGCCTCCCATCCCAAATTCTAGGATTATGATGACTGGTCCCATCGTTGCCAACGAAGCCAGTCACACGCATACTGGCTGAGCGTTGGATGATCTTCCTTCCTTGTGTTGTTGCCGGAGAACGAGTGACGCAGGTTTGAGACTCCCCAGTATGTTGCTTACCTCTATAAGAAGACACCGTACTTGGCGGTATACCTCTGGTGTCACCAATCCAATTTCTGACCTCCATCATCTTCAACCTTTTGGACGCAGCATCCTGAGGGACCTCCCTATCCGCTGACTCTCGGACTCCAATCTGCCTGCCTGGCGCTCCAGCAAGCTCAGGCGAGAACCCAAACAGTCCTCCTGACGTCATGTTCAGCATGAGGTTCTCCACAGATTGGAACGAGGCTAATCCTTGGATAGCATCTGGAGGGGTGGAGGGAGACTCCTCCACCCCGGGGTGCAAACCCCGGTCTCGTCGCTCAGCAGTTACTGTTAATAGTAGATGAGATGGAGAAGAGGGGTGTTAGCGTGGGGGGTCAAAATGGCATGGAGGTTAAAagcttttgtaaaaagttggcaagaaatcaataaaaaaaattcccgaAAAGAGATGAAGCTAATACAAATCAGGAAATTAAGGGTCAGAGGTTATACAGAGGAAACTATTTCATGCAcaatcaaaagaagaaaaaactgtcAGTAAAAGCATGAGTAAGAATGAAGAGGGAAAGAAAGTAGAGGAATTAAAGTTTAAAAGCAAAGATGATAAGCCCAACTATGAACAGATCTATAGAAATTGAAGTGACAAAAAGAATACACAACTACAATAGCACATTTTTTCGATGAGCTAATAATTCAGTGAGGCTCAATGCAGTATTATTTTGATTTCCTTAAAGAcgatttaccaaccaaaatttcaTTTGATGTGAGGTGTTTGCGACTGGTCCCCTGCTTATATTTCTAAGCAAGGACAGTTTTGCACAAAATACTTTTTACAGTCATGACCTTTTTGATGAATGTTGGTATCACTtccattttaaataaaaacatttcaagcaACTGACAAATCTCATAGTTGTAACTTACCGAATGACTCGATGATGAGATTGTAGAGTTGATGAGTCAGGAGGGGTTGAAGGAGGGATTGGAAATAGTTGCTGACTGTCTTCAAGacgtctttctcaaagcctGGATAGTTAGGAAGACCTGATTCTGTCCCATTTGGCCCTGATACATACACAAAGTCAAAATTGGAaagcaaaaaattaatattgttgttctataaaccaattttaaatgaaaaatatacATCTTGTTTGTGGAACAGTTCAATTGTTTaatatagaccgtattgaataaccccatTAATGCTATGAAATGTGCCATCTTgcagggcaaaccgtatgcgcgtcttaacgcgtacatcaatgaagcatgcaGCACGCAGCACTCCCTGTTTGACCCACACGCACACaaacgccatgttgtagggcagatatttgagcggtgacgtcatattcaatacggtctattacaggcctgatacttcacggaggcaacggaggcaattgcctccgttgccccttgccattgccttggtgcccttgaaatgctccagtagaaatttacaatttcctcatagggtgccctttgccaaagagaaaataccttggtgcccttgccctttcaaaaacgaagcatacaggcctgctattatgtaaatgtagatatagacctatacaataaaactaacctgtacaaattcaattcaaaaggtggtagcgttgtTGAGATAGGCAACAAATCTGGAGTGGTTATCCATAATAGGAACAAACAATCCGATTCATGCAcgaaacgtttctcaaattgacattttaaagAATCACTTTCTCTGAAACCACATCCCTTAGAAGGGAATCGCTTCAcaaaatattatcaacagctgtatTACAATTATAATTTGGGGgtctaatcatccttactcgcagctaagagctgaattgcgacggacgcggctacaacgtgttcgagaaccAGGCATGCAAGgacgcctttggctgccagccacatcaacccattatgaccacggagcacagctaagatcgaaagtgtttgatttttcccgagggaggaaaaccggatgttctggaaaaccctcgtggcacagcagagaaccaacgcacaactcaactcacatatggccccgtccgggaatcgaaccggggtcaccttggtgagaggcgagcgctttacgcacacgccaaccatgccacgTATTACGTCCAACTTCTTAGTTTTTATATGgttattaatttgttgagtaattaccaaaggtaaaccCTTCCAGCAAAAGAATACAGCCCGCTTTTAGAAATAAAATCTAGTCCGATTCTTATCTTGGACTTACAATTTGCAAGGCACTTCATAGCTGAGAGGACCCAATGAGGCAGATCATCTTGATCCTTAGGAACGAGCACAACACCATTCCGGCTGACGTGAGTGCAATTGTGTATGATGTACTTCGGATTGATTTGACCGCCACCCAGTAGATAATCTAAGCTGGACAACCAGAGAAGCCTCTGCAGTCTGTAGGGTAAgtagtcaacattttgaaaatcaagAAGCGCAACTTCAGGAAAACCTTGAGTAATGGCAAACAGTAGAATGACACAGgatgttggttcaaatcttgtTTTAGTAATATGACTGTGTGTAGGTACCCTCACTGGACTCAAATACCGAGTATAATACAGTCAACATTGGTTTAAATCAATAAGCGcatctctgaagtgacgtagttttcgagaaagaaataattttccatgaatttgattttgagacctcagatattagaatttgagggctcgaaaccaagcgtctgaaagcacacaccttcgtgtgaccatggtgcgacaagggtatttttttctttcattaatatctcgcaacttcgcagaccgattgagctcaaattttcacaggtttgttattttatgcataatacgttgagatacaccaactgtgaagactagatttaacaattaccaacagtgtccagtgtctttaacaatctTGTGTATACCTTTAAAGTGCCACTCGCCTTGGCGAGAATTAAAAACAAGGCTTTCATTTTCTTTAAGTCACTCCAAAAGATGACAATAATAGTTTACCTTGTAAGTGTTGCACTTTGCCAAACTTCCTCCGTCTGAGCTGCAGTAAGAGGTCGCTGGACGAGACGACACTCTGGCACCACCTTTCTCTTCTCACCAGACTCTTTATCCGTGTCCTTGATGTTGAATGTTGGATTGTCGTAGGATAGCGTCCTGCCGACAGGCTCCGAGTTGATGGTTTTGAGGGGGGTACGGGCGCTGCGGAGGTTGGAGCGGCTGAGGGCAGAGCGAAGTTTCTTGATCGGGGAAACATGGACAAATCTGAAAGTGCGAACAAAGAATATCCTGAAACTGCAATTGTTGCATTAATTAtttgattacacatccaacaggAAATGAGAAGCTGTTTTAACGTAGATGTGCAAGGAAAATTTAAACCCCAATGACTAGAGTCAGGCGCACTAGAACGCTTGGCCACAAGTCAAGTATAATCCCCCCTCCCGCCTCCACGTGTAcaaaacttcataaagctgctttatAAGCAAAAATTCTTTTGAACAAACTTCTGAACATTCAGCAAAAAATTGCAGGACACCAGCCACAAATGGTACACATGACATGGTGTTTCGTCTGGTAACATATCTCTAGCATCAATGTTCTATGCTTTGCTTATTTGTACAGAAAATGAACCCATACCATACCTGTAGAGATCTCCGTTGTCCTCAAACTTTGGTGTTGAACTTCCCTTAGTTGACCCCTTCACGACCTGGATGACCTTGCTCTGAAGAAACTTTTCAAGCAAGGAGATGGTCTGCGACTTTGTGACCCAGGGGCCAAACCTGTCACAGTTTTGTAGGTATTCATGGAGCCATTCCACAGCCTCGGACGATGTGAAGCAGTTGTCATAGGGACGGCTTCTGAGTCCTTTTCGATGGCGTTTGAGGGGCATCCCGGACCGGAATTCCTGGATGATCATGTTCCACTTTggagataaaagaaaaaacaaatttttgaaattttgacaatATCGGTCATATACTCATACGACAATGTATGTTTATTTATCGGTCGTAttaccgataatgtcaaaatttctaaaaaaggaataacagcgccccagttactgccTGGGTCTAACTAACTTCTACTTCTAAAATCTAATTCTACTTGGATACTCGGTACTCGGTAGGGTCCATACATGAGACTGGCAGTAAAAGCACCAGGCCCAGTTACTACTGGGTCTACAATCAATAAAcatccacacacacacatgtacatccATTACAATTATTTATTGTCATTGaacataataattaattttaaactttaaagTTTAACAACAATAACTGATCAATTATTATgaattttataaattaatattaaaaatacaatcaattaataataaaaaataaaaaaacaatcaaatttaaattcaaaataccaacaattttttaattattatttaaaacactGACCAGCTGACTAGGTTTAGTTAACACTTGAATCTTGATGTACTCTCAGTAtgttacaaatttgaaaacaaaaatattacaataacatCTCTTTATAATTACACCACACACACACGTACGACCGGTCACCCCGTACGCCCCGTACGAACCACCGAGCCGGTTTTTAaattcattcattttcaaagacaagcgaagacaaaattaaaaacaactgtCAGGAACATAAGTTCTCACCAATTTCGTGGCCTTGAACGGCTCCACAGAGGATTGTGTCGCTGCCATCTTTTGCAAATTGTTCCCTGGAGAAAGACACAAACAGTCGACAGGTCTGAATCGCAACTCAATGTGTCAGAAAACACTGCAAAAATCTCAAATTTCACTCCTTATCCCCTCGGCCATCTTGAGTACATGGAGTAATGTTTAAAATGAGCGCTCACGTAAACTCACTTCTGATTGGCTAATGCCAGGCGTAAAACGTACGAAGGATCTTATTGGTTAAGGTTTCTTCCGGAAAGTTTTGAACTCTTGAGGGCAGCATTTATTTTTCACGGTCCGCCATTAAATTTTCTAAAATGTCTTCGTTTGCTACAAAATCATCAATGGAGGGTCCACTTAGTAAGTGGACAAATGTCATGAAAGGATGGCAGTTTCGATGGTTTGTACTGGACTACCAGACAGGACTTTTATCTTATTACGTGGTAAGTAGGAAGTGTAAAATAATGTTGAAAATTCACGTCATTATCCGACGATCGAGAGAGAGACGTCCAGCTCGATCAAAAAGTCGGACGATGTGTTGGCGAGGGTCAGGAGGAGGGGGCGTGGTTGGGTGTATCCTCTTGATGGGatccttattattatttaaacagaTTAAACTCAGTTATCAATCATGAATCAAAAGCTCGAAATACTTGTTGTTTGTATCAAGATGCAGCTGTTGTCATAGGGGAATAATCTTGTTAATTAATTGTTTACAAACTTTTTGGATAGACCTACGTACTCCGTTCCGTTCTTCGGTActactatttagtatttattattttattgctatCTTGTTTTTATTAGGTAAATCCAAATTAGATGTGT
The nucleotide sequence above comes from Asterias rubens chromosome 12, eAstRub1.3, whole genome shotgun sequence. Encoded proteins:
- the LOC117297641 gene encoding DEP domain-containing protein 1A-like, with product MAATQSSVEPFKATKLWNMIIQEFRSGMPLKRHRKGLRSRPYDNCFTSSEAVEWLHEYLQNCDRFGPWVTKSQTISLLEKFLQSKVIQVVKGSTKGSSTPKFEDNGDLYRFVHVSPIKKLRSALSRSNLRSARTPLKTINSEPVGRTLSYDNPTFNIKDTDKESGEKRKVVPECRLVQRPLTAAQTEEVWQSATLTRLQRLLWLSSLDYLLGGGQINPKYIIHNCTHVSRNGVVLVPKDQDDLPHWVLSAMKCLANWPNGTESGLPNYPGFEKDVLKTVSNYFQSLLQPLLTHQLYNLIIESFVTAERRDRGLHPGVEESPSTPPDAIQGLASFQSVENLMLNMTSGGLFGFSPELAGAPGRQIGVRESADREVPQDAASKRLKMMEVRNWIGDTRGIPPSTVSSYRGKQHTGESQTCVTRSPATTQGRKIIQRSASMRVTGFVGNDGTSHHNPRIWDGRQLSTQPQGMRRCISEPTRGPHGQDNSTSSQGKEHQARPVSSGAYHVSSQGINNSYEYNQPQRNQRPLSAPIPQGPPKYPSASNLNAPDQQRTGSRRVNSEVHITNSDSSKPRSMASTQGKSQSSIVDKQRDLNYGFPMKYNYPTEGRRHCGSMNDINNAATSNTQQLPKESTSIRNLFVSRRFGSASELFQKMFKKKSTVGFADGAPVDQDAGVDNHRSGSTPHLQEQQQPQSGTKGTPPNLINNMKKISPPYPPPLRATHSYSNLGSSRENSDSQTPDVNPQMAGLRATSSSDVRSSVRVERSKGERKLTRSDSTTSLYLSDDKSYTQEALKLCCLLLPPVSRRKLQLVLKLMTRMESNPDLVLSSRRTTRQLVLQTFSRTILCSEEEIDFNEALSIRIVEYLMDNQAEVFAQPEELKKDVEDRLVYLRRGQIQYLTGEENKKPTTAPSYCQKMSVPEYEAQKLSHSQRAITDLLEVIISDHNMTSKDKKKKLKQFQKTYPEIYGRRLPTTASEAALFPEKPKIKAPIVNVRKSFTKLKSLR